The following proteins come from a genomic window of Pararhodobacter sp.:
- a CDS encoding fumarylacetoacetate hydrolase family protein, producing MKLTTLPDGTPDGRLHVVSRDQRRIEPAQGAQTMQALLENWDGFAPQLEAQYAALNAGGGADFDAAQALAPLPRAWQWLDGSAYDSHGDLMQKVFKMDPTPKGRPLMYQGMSHQFLAATADVPLPSEADGIDFEGEFGVICDAVPMGTDAATAQGHIRLLVQINDWSLRTLAPIEMKTGFGWVQAKPACSVAPVAVTPDELGEAWRDSRVDLPLIVDLNGARFGAAEGYPMSFGFDELVAHAARTRVLVAGTIIGSGTVSNENFREIGSSCIAERRGIELLDLGAAQTPYMQFGDRVRMECRARDGQPLFGVIDQAVVAGGS from the coding sequence ATGAAACTGACCACATTGCCCGATGGAACCCCAGACGGTCGCCTGCATGTTGTAAGCCGTGATCAGCGCCGGATTGAACCCGCGCAAGGGGCGCAGACGATGCAGGCGCTGCTGGAAAACTGGGACGGGTTCGCCCCGCAGCTTGAGGCGCAATATGCCGCGCTGAATGCAGGCGGTGGCGCTGATTTTGACGCGGCACAGGCGCTGGCGCCGCTGCCGCGCGCGTGGCAATGGCTGGACGGATCGGCCTATGACAGCCACGGCGATCTGATGCAAAAAGTCTTCAAAATGGACCCGACGCCCAAGGGCCGCCCGCTGATGTATCAAGGCATGTCGCATCAGTTCCTGGCGGCCACCGCCGATGTTCCCCTGCCGTCCGAGGCGGATGGCATTGATTTTGAGGGCGAATTCGGGGTGATTTGCGATGCCGTGCCGATGGGCACCGATGCCGCAACCGCACAAGGTCACATCCGCCTGTTGGTGCAGATCAACGATTGGTCTTTGCGCACACTGGCCCCGATCGAGATGAAAACCGGCTTTGGCTGGGTGCAGGCCAAGCCCGCGTGCTCGGTGGCGCCGGTTGCCGTGACGCCAGACGAGTTGGGCGAGGCGTGGCGCGACAGCCGCGTGGACCTGCCGCTGATTGTCGATCTGAACGGCGCACGTTTCGGCGCGGCCGAGGGCTACCCCATGTCGTTTGGTTTTGATGAACTGGTGGCCCATGCCGCCCGCACCCGCGTCTTGGTGGCGGGCACGATCATTGGCTCCGGCACGGTCTCGAACGAAAATTTCCGCGAGATCGGGTCGTCATGCATCGCCGAACGACGCGGCATTGAACTGCTCGATCTGGGCGCTGCGCAGACGCCCTACATGCAGTTCGGTGACCGTGTCCGCATGGAATGCCGCGCGCGTGACGGGCAGCCGCTGTTCGGGGTGATCGACCAAGCCGTTGTTGCGGGCGGGTCGTAA
- a CDS encoding class II aldolase/adducin family protein, which yields MHKRVYDAIPEAKCVIHAHSFNTIGVSMQKQGLVRNNQWAIWIGEVAYHDYEGFLTGPNEAKKLVACFKQSQVTLLRGHGMIVWGHSVKEAYFLAYMLNRACSVRIASGTGPGGLEPYLIDQEIIDRAAKEAKGTWSRATPFSAGPWQAQLRKARRQFPGFDS from the coding sequence ATGCACAAAAGAGTCTATGACGCGATCCCTGAGGCCAAGTGCGTGATCCATGCGCATTCCTTCAACACCATCGGTGTCTCGATGCAAAAACAAGGGCTGGTGCGCAACAATCAATGGGCGATCTGGATTGGTGAGGTTGCCTATCACGACTATGAGGGCTTTCTGACCGGCCCGAATGAAGCGAAAAAGCTGGTGGCCTGCTTCAAGCAAAGCCAAGTGACCTTGCTGCGGGGGCACGGCATGATTGTTTGGGGGCATTCGGTGAAAGAGGCGTATTTTCTGGCCTATATGTTGAACCGCGCCTGTTCGGTGCGGATCGCCAGTGGCACGGGGCCTGGCGGCCTTGAGCCCTATCTCATCGACCAAGAGATCATCGACCGCGCCGCCAAAGAGGCCAAGGGCACCTGGAGCCGCGCCACCCCGTTCAGCGCCGGTCCTTGGCAGGCCCAGTTGCGCAAGGCGCGGCGTCAGTTTCCGGGTTTCGACAGTTGA
- a CDS encoding alpha/beta hydrolase family protein: protein MAMFDYFPNYVWNLSVSIAMASGAELGEIMDMCQPLLAKAQAGEDAGTMDFMREWMKVADKLVDLASEDEAEGRLLSAGPKLQRAALYYFTAERMQGHGHPGRMETFDKALAAFAKGTQFSRDNVERVLVPYGDLHLPALYTRAEGVDGPAPTVVYLNGLDSCKELLYWSRLPHALAKRGISTLCVDQPGTGESLRKLEQYAHFDSEKWGTPVFDFLGARDDVDENRIGITGISLGGYYAPRVCANEPRFASGAVWGANHNWAEVQQRRLKREGENPVPHYWKHVEWVFGAKDSAEFFQKAEGMNLNGQMEKIRVPFLVTHGAQDRQIALDYAHQSYDQLVNSPKRALKIFTPREGGVEHVGADNMSFGRDYIADWFAETLGGRTS from the coding sequence ATGGCCATGTTTGACTACTTCCCGAATTATGTCTGGAACCTCTCGGTCTCCATCGCGATGGCCAGCGGTGCGGAACTGGGCGAGATCATGGACATGTGCCAGCCATTATTGGCCAAGGCGCAAGCTGGTGAAGATGCCGGCACGATGGATTTCATGCGCGAATGGATGAAGGTCGCGGATAAACTGGTGGATCTGGCGTCCGAGGACGAAGCCGAGGGGCGCTTGCTGTCTGCCGGGCCAAAGCTGCAACGCGCCGCACTTTACTATTTCACGGCCGAGCGGATGCAGGGTCACGGCCATCCCGGCCGCATGGAAACCTTCGACAAGGCGCTGGCCGCTTTCGCCAAGGGCACGCAGTTTTCGCGTGACAATGTCGAACGGGTGTTGGTGCCTTACGGTGATCTGCACTTGCCGGCGCTCTACACCCGTGCCGAGGGCGTTGACGGCCCGGCGCCAACGGTCGTCTACCTCAACGGCCTCGATAGCTGCAAAGAGCTGCTGTATTGGTCGCGCCTGCCACACGCGCTGGCCAAGCGGGGGATTTCCACGCTGTGCGTCGATCAGCCGGGCACCGGGGAGTCGCTGCGCAAACTGGAGCAATACGCGCATTTCGACAGTGAAAAATGGGGCACGCCGGTGTTCGATTTCCTCGGCGCGCGCGACGATGTTGATGAAAACCGCATCGGTATCACCGGCATTTCGCTGGGCGGGTATTATGCGCCGCGCGTCTGCGCCAACGAGCCCCGCTTTGCGTCGGGCGCGGTTTGGGGGGCGAACCACAACTGGGCCGAAGTGCAGCAACGCCGTCTCAAGCGTGAAGGCGAAAACCCGGTTCCGCATTATTGGAAACACGTCGAATGGGTGTTTGGCGCCAAGGATAGCGCCGAGTTTTTCCAAAAGGCCGAGGGCATGAACCTGAACGGCCAGATGGAGAAGATCCGCGTTCCCTTTTTGGTGACACATGGCGCGCAAGACCGGCAAATTGCGCTCGACTATGCACACCAAAGCTATGACCAGCTGGTGAATTCACCCAAACGCGCGCTGAAGATTTTCACCCCGCGCGAAGGCGGTGTCGAACATGTCGGCGCGGACAACATGAGTTTCGGGCGCGACTATATCGCCGATTGGTTCGCGGAAACGCTGGGTGGACGGACTTCGTGA